A region of uncultured Carboxylicivirga sp. DNA encodes the following proteins:
- a CDS encoding geranylgeranylglycerol-phosphate geranylgeranyltransferase, whose product MAYLRLIRYKNLIIIALLQILLRYGLILPILDSFKISPVLSDFRFILVVISTVLLAASGYIINDYFDIRIDRINRPDSVVVGKKISRRSTLFLHVLVTITGMLIGLFISYVTRKENYALFFIGIPVVLWYYSTTFKRHILIGNLIIAMFTAIVALLVVSVEFAALARVHGPQILETEACSTAWFWTGGFAFFAFITNLIREIIKDAEDIKGDKAVGCKTLPIAMGMKLTKLFVLLLEITSLAILWLIYILIPEITRIPYALVYFIVGFTIPHLLLIYFWMKARESKHFHGVSVFGKIIMLSGILFILLAGQAF is encoded by the coding sequence ATGGCATATCTTAGATTGATTCGATACAAGAATTTAATAATCATTGCCTTATTGCAGATTTTGCTAAGGTATGGACTTATATTACCTATTCTTGACTCGTTTAAGATTTCTCCTGTTTTATCTGACTTTAGATTTATACTTGTAGTTATTTCTACTGTTTTACTGGCAGCATCCGGCTATATCATTAATGATTATTTTGATATACGAATTGATCGGATTAACAGGCCAGATTCAGTTGTGGTAGGTAAAAAAATCAGTCGCAGATCTACATTGTTTTTGCATGTTCTTGTTACCATCACGGGTATGCTAATTGGATTGTTTATATCGTACGTTACACGAAAAGAAAACTATGCACTATTCTTTATTGGTATTCCTGTGGTTTTATGGTATTACAGTACTACTTTTAAACGACATATTCTTATTGGTAATCTTATCATTGCCATGTTTACGGCCATTGTGGCACTGTTGGTGGTTTCTGTTGAATTTGCAGCACTAGCCAGAGTACATGGACCACAAATTTTGGAAACAGAAGCATGTTCAACAGCCTGGTTCTGGACGGGAGGGTTTGCATTTTTTGCCTTCATTACAAATCTGATCAGAGAGATTATTAAAGATGCTGAAGACATTAAAGGAGATAAAGCTGTTGGTTGTAAAACATTACCAATAGCTATGGGGATGAAACTTACCAAGCTTTTTGTGTTATTACTCGAGATAACATCCTTAGCAATATTATGGCTGATATATATTTTGATTCCGGAAATTACCCGTATCCCATATGCCTTGGTGTATTTTATTGTTGGTTTTACCATTCCACACCTACTGCTTATTTATTTTTGGATGAAAGCCAGAGAATCAAAACATTTTCATGGGGTTAGTGTTTTTGGTAAAATAATCATGCTGTCAGGTATACTGTTTATTCTTTTAGCCGGTCAGGCATTTTAA
- a CDS encoding HAD hydrolase family protein — translation MSNFKEDLMKVKAFAFDIDGVLSLQTIPMHTSGVPMRTANIKDGFAIQLAVKLGYPVAIISGGNTEAVLKRYNGLGVKDVYLGVSDKLPVFEKWIEEKGLSADEVLYMGDDLPDYPVMKRVGVPTCPADAVEEIKSLCKYISDRKGGEAAGRDVIEQVLRAHGKWALDYVW, via the coding sequence ATGAGCAATTTTAAAGAAGATCTAATGAAGGTGAAAGCCTTTGCTTTTGATATTGACGGTGTATTATCGTTACAAACAATACCTATGCACACGAGTGGAGTACCAATGCGTACAGCAAATATTAAGGATGGTTTTGCAATTCAGTTAGCTGTAAAGTTAGGATATCCGGTTGCTATAATAAGTGGAGGAAATACAGAGGCTGTATTGAAACGATATAATGGTTTAGGAGTGAAAGATGTATATCTTGGTGTTTCTGATAAGTTGCCTGTATTTGAAAAATGGATTGAAGAAAAAGGGTTAAGTGCTGATGAAGTATTATATATGGGTGACGATTTGCCTGATTATCCTGTAATGAAAAGAGTAGGTGTTCCAACTTGTCCAGCTGATGCGGTTGAAGAAATAAAGTCGCTTTGCAAGTATATCTCTGATCGAAAAGGTGGAGAAGCCGCAGGTCGTGATGTGATTGAGCAAGTACTAAGAGCTCATGGTAAGTGGGCTTTGGATTATGTGTGGTAG
- the xylE gene encoding D-xylose transporter XylE gives MNKEQNIGYIILLTLVATLGGLLFGYDTAVISGAEKSIQAFLIDGLNLSSFAHGATVSSALIGCIIGGAISGILASRLGRKKSLMVAAILFFISALGSGKPEFMFFAEGEPTMGLLYMFNFYRIIGGIGVGLASAISPMYISEIAPAHIRGRLISFNQFAIIFGMLVVYFVNWSIAKGQNIEWINSVGWRYMFISEAIPAGLFGFLLLFVPETPRYLALQGQDDKALTILEKINGINAAKNILNEIKETVKKSVGSSTVLAYGKTVIIIGILLSVFQQFVGINVALYYAPRIFESMGAAKDASMLQTIVMGLVNVVFTVVAIATVDHWGRKPLLITGSIGMAIGMIAIGMLAFFKVIGISTLVFIIIYTASFMMSWGPICWVLIGEIFPNKIRGKAIAIAVAAQWAANYFISSTYPAMMEFSGGATYMFYGIMSILSAIFVWKMVPETKGKSLEEMEDVIKNLK, from the coding sequence ATGAATAAAGAACAAAATATTGGCTATATCATTCTGTTAACATTGGTGGCAACCTTAGGAGGGTTGCTTTTTGGTTATGATACAGCAGTAATCTCAGGTGCTGAAAAATCCATTCAGGCCTTCTTAATAGATGGACTTAATTTGAGTTCGTTTGCCCATGGAGCGACCGTATCCAGTGCATTAATCGGTTGTATTATTGGTGGTGCAATTTCGGGTATCCTTGCCTCCCGATTAGGCCGGAAAAAATCGTTAATGGTGGCTGCCATTTTATTTTTCATTTCTGCATTGGGTTCGGGGAAACCTGAATTTATGTTTTTTGCAGAAGGAGAACCAACTATGGGGTTGCTTTATATGTTTAATTTTTATCGAATTATTGGAGGTATTGGTGTTGGTTTAGCTTCAGCAATCAGTCCAATGTATATCAGCGAAATTGCACCTGCCCATATTAGGGGTCGTTTAATTTCGTTTAACCAGTTTGCCATTATTTTTGGTATGTTGGTTGTTTATTTTGTCAACTGGTCAATTGCAAAAGGTCAAAATATTGAATGGATTAATAGTGTAGGCTGGCGTTATATGTTTATTTCTGAGGCTATTCCTGCAGGTTTATTTGGTTTTCTATTGCTTTTTGTGCCAGAGACACCACGATATCTTGCATTACAAGGTCAGGATGATAAGGCATTAACTATTCTTGAAAAGATTAACGGTATAAATGCTGCAAAAAATATCCTTAATGAAATAAAGGAAACCGTGAAAAAATCTGTCGGTTCTTCAACTGTTCTGGCTTATGGAAAAACCGTCATTATCATTGGTATTCTACTATCTGTTTTTCAGCAATTCGTCGGAATTAATGTTGCCTTATATTATGCTCCCCGTATTTTCGAAAGTATGGGCGCAGCAAAAGATGCCTCTATGCTTCAGACCATAGTAATGGGACTGGTGAATGTAGTTTTTACTGTTGTGGCTATTGCTACCGTTGATCACTGGGGGCGTAAACCCTTATTAATTACTGGATCGATTGGTATGGCAATAGGTATGATTGCCATTGGTATGTTGGCCTTCTTTAAAGTGATTGGCATCAGTACTTTGGTGTTTATTATTATATATACTGCTTCTTTTATGATGAGTTGGGGGCCTATATGTTGGGTATTGATTGGAGAGATCTTTCCAAATAAAATCCGGGGTAAGGCTATCGCAATAGCAGTTGCGGCTCAATGGGCAGCCAACTATTTCATCTCATCTACATATCCGGCAATGATGGAGTTTAGTGGTGGAGCAACTTATATGTTTTATGGAATCATGAGTATTCTATCTGCCATCTTTGTTTGGAAAATGGTACCTGAAACAAAAGGAAAATCGTTGGAAGAGATGGAAGATGTTATAAAGAATTTGAAATAA
- a CDS encoding RNA methyltransferase, with amino-acid sequence MKQALIEFLEKVMTEDRRETMINIINDRTRYLTFVLEDIFQTQNASAVLRSCDCFGVQDVHIIENRNSFNINPKVVVGTTKWLDIFRHKEQENNTRKALQDLKKQGYRIVATSPHHNDISLEEYDLTQGKTALVFGTELTGISDIVKEEADDFLKIPMHGFAESLNISVAAAITLHHLTYKLRQSNINWQLAPEERDDLYIDWMKKSIKKSDLLIQEFEERYTNQK; translated from the coding sequence ATGAAACAAGCGCTTATAGAGTTTCTGGAAAAAGTGATGACTGAGGATCGTAGAGAAACTATGATAAACATAATTAATGACAGAACCAGATACCTAACCTTTGTTTTAGAAGATATATTTCAAACACAGAATGCAAGTGCTGTTCTTCGCTCTTGCGATTGTTTTGGAGTACAAGATGTTCATATTATTGAAAACAGGAATTCATTTAATATAAATCCCAAGGTAGTTGTAGGAACCACCAAGTGGCTGGATATCTTCCGACATAAAGAACAGGAAAACAATACACGTAAAGCATTACAGGATCTAAAAAAACAAGGCTACCGTATTGTAGCCACATCACCTCATCACAATGATATTAGTTTAGAAGAATATGATCTAACGCAAGGAAAAACAGCGTTGGTTTTTGGGACTGAACTTACCGGAATTTCAGACATTGTGAAAGAAGAAGCTGATGATTTTTTGAAAATTCCTATGCATGGATTTGCTGAAAGTCTGAATATTTCGGTTGCTGCAGCCATAACGCTTCATCACTTAACCTACAAACTACGACAAAGTAATATTAATTGGCAATTAGCCCCAGAAGAGAGAGATGATTTATACATCGACTGGATGAAGAAATCGATCAAGAAAAGTGATTTATTAATTCAGGAGTTCGAAGAAAGATACACCAATCAGAAATAA
- a CDS encoding LytTR family DNA-binding domain-containing protein, with the protein MNCIIIDDDKLSTKIIKEFIEKTDGLMHAGSFDSAVTAINFLSKPDTNPIDLIFLDIEMPEMSGIDFLKSLSKLPQVIVYSSQEKYAIESYEYDVTDYLLKPVQYGRFIKAVNRAKERFEESDTVSRESSEIFIKNNSSLVRVKYDDILWIEALENYVVLNTFKDKYTIHFTMKAISEKMPTDRFVRVHRSFIVNITKIKVIEDNSVIIMHDGGSKIIPIGKSYKDKLMDDINLITK; encoded by the coding sequence ATGAATTGCATTATTATTGATGATGATAAGCTTTCAACGAAAATCATAAAAGAATTCATCGAGAAAACCGATGGATTAATGCATGCCGGAAGCTTTGATAGTGCTGTGACTGCAATTAATTTCCTGTCCAAACCGGACACCAATCCTATTGATTTAATTTTTCTTGATATTGAGATGCCAGAGATGAGTGGTATTGATTTTCTTAAATCATTAAGCAAACTACCTCAGGTTATTGTATATTCTTCTCAGGAAAAATATGCTATTGAATCATATGAATATGATGTAACTGATTACCTATTAAAGCCTGTACAATACGGAAGGTTTATCAAGGCAGTTAATCGGGCTAAAGAACGATTTGAAGAAAGCGATACTGTATCAAGAGAAAGTAGTGAGATATTTATTAAGAACAACAGTTCTTTAGTTAGAGTGAAATACGATGACATTCTTTGGATTGAAGCACTTGAAAATTATGTTGTGCTTAACACATTTAAAGATAAGTATACCATTCATTTCACTATGAAGGCTATCTCTGAAAAGATGCCAACTGATAGATTTGTTCGTGTTCACCGTTCATTTATCGTTAATATTACTAAAATTAAAGTAATTGAAGATAATTCAGTTATTATTATGCATGACGGAGGATCGAAAATAATTCCAATCGGAAAATCCTATAAGGATAAGCTAATGGATGATATAAATTTAATTACTAAATAA
- a CDS encoding WcaF family extracellular polysaccharide biosynthesis acetyltransferase, giving the protein MKETDLSKYNNSWFDEGAGIFKRTIWLFVNGLCLMNPLNPFSGLKVRLLRLFGAKIGKGVVIKPSVNIKYPWNLEVGDYTWIGEKVWIDNLDKTVIGKNCCLSQGAMLLIGNHDYKSTTFDLMVAPITLEDGVWIGANSMVIGGVTCKSHSVLSVNSVASSNLAEYSIYRGNPAAKVKERYIH; this is encoded by the coding sequence ATGAAAGAAACAGATTTATCCAAATACAACAATTCATGGTTTGATGAAGGTGCAGGTATTTTTAAGCGCACTATCTGGCTTTTTGTAAACGGACTTTGTCTGATGAATCCCCTAAATCCATTCTCTGGATTAAAAGTAAGATTACTACGTTTGTTTGGTGCTAAAATTGGGAAGGGAGTCGTAATAAAACCATCTGTCAATATTAAATATCCCTGGAATCTGGAGGTTGGAGATTATACCTGGATAGGAGAAAAAGTATGGATTGATAATCTGGATAAAACAGTAATAGGTAAGAATTGTTGCCTCTCGCAAGGTGCCATGCTATTAATAGGTAATCACGATTATAAAAGCACTACATTTGATTTAATGGTTGCGCCAATCACTCTTGAAGATGGTGTTTGGATAGGTGCAAATAGTATGGTAATTGGTGGTGTAACCTGTAAAAGTCATTCTGTTTTGTCTGTAAATAGTGTTGCTTCGAGTAACTTGGCTGAATACAGCATTTATCGTGGTAACCCTGCTGCTAAAGTAAAGGAAAGATACATACATTAA
- a CDS encoding dihydrofolate reductase family protein produces MAKIVLYSAVSVDGYIADKNGGIDWLQGFEEDGEDYGYSDFYKSVKITLMGRKTYDQILSFDVPFPYADKKNFVVSESIKSSNSPSTILINGDFISTIDEIKNNNEGLIWLVGGGRLNSLLLKNGLIDELILTVIPVVLGEGIPLFNIDSKLVKLILQTTKSYESGIVQQYYQVVKE; encoded by the coding sequence ATGGCTAAAATAGTTTTGTATTCAGCTGTATCTGTTGATGGATATATTGCGGATAAAAATGGTGGTATTGATTGGTTACAAGGTTTTGAAGAGGACGGTGAAGATTATGGATATTCTGATTTTTATAAATCAGTTAAGATTACTTTAATGGGAAGAAAAACATATGATCAAATTCTTTCATTTGATGTGCCGTTCCCTTATGCTGATAAAAAGAACTTTGTTGTCAGTGAATCAATAAAGAGCTCTAATTCTCCAAGTACAATTCTCATTAATGGTGATTTTATCTCAACAATTGATGAGATAAAAAATAATAATGAAGGTTTAATTTGGTTGGTAGGAGGTGGGCGTTTAAATAGTTTGCTACTAAAAAATGGATTAATCGATGAATTAATTTTAACTGTTATACCTGTAGTTTTAGGAGAAGGAATACCTTTGTTTAATATCGATAGTAAATTGGTGAAACTAATATTGCAAACAACTAAATCCTATGAATCGGGAATTGTTCAGCAGTATTATCAAGTTGTTAAAGAATGA
- a CDS encoding S46 family peptidase gives MRRILCVLMVLAFLLPQVKADEGMWIPMLLKKYNIEQMQEMGFKLTAEDIYSVNEASLKDAVVIFGGGCTGELISDKGLLITNHHCGYSQIQYHSSVDHDYLTNGFWAMSQEEELVNPGLTVTFLKRMEDVTEQVMQGVTDEMSDQDQAKLIHKNISAIKQDAVKDTHYQAVLKPFFNGNQYFLFINEVFKDVRLVGAPPSAIGKFGGDTDNWMWPRHTGDFSMFRIYADKNNQPAEYSKNNVPYQPKKHFSVSMKGVEEGDFTMVFGYPGSTYEYVPSYHLKMLTETVNPKLIDVRTEKLNILNRYQAADPKVRIQYAAKNARISNSWKRWIGENRGLEILDAIIKKQAYENEFMQWVNADNLRANVYGSILSDYQKVYEEYTPYRLAKDYILEISYRNGIEIASLANKLSPLATLYYSAKDSGIEPDEEKLDGIKEQIKSDVELFFKDYYRPIDKELSVKLLTMYLANIPEEFHPDIYNRIDKKFKGDINKYVEHLFNKSIFDNKESVLTFVDEFSEKSLSKLEKDPAYQLYNSFMNLYNDKVSVKDKAMQLELNRLNKAYMLAQMEFESEKVFYPDANFTLRVAYGKVASYKACDAVRYEYNTTLDGIMEKDNPDIYDYRVPEKLKELYRNKNFGKYEVNGTVPVCFIATNHTTGGNSGSPVLNAEGQLIGVNFDRAWEGVMSDLMFNPDQCRNISLDIRYVLFLIDKFAGAGYLLDEMTIVE, from the coding sequence ATGAGAAGAATACTGTGTGTATTAATGGTTTTGGCCTTTTTATTACCCCAGGTAAAGGCTGATGAGGGAATGTGGATTCCCATGCTTTTAAAGAAATACAACATTGAACAAATGCAGGAAATGGGCTTTAAGCTTACTGCTGAAGATATATACAGCGTAAATGAGGCAAGCTTAAAAGATGCTGTTGTGATATTTGGAGGAGGTTGTACAGGAGAGTTAATTTCTGATAAAGGTTTGTTAATTACCAATCATCATTGTGGTTATAGTCAAATTCAATATCATAGTTCAGTTGATCATGATTACCTGACAAACGGATTTTGGGCAATGTCGCAAGAAGAGGAGTTGGTGAATCCGGGATTAACAGTTACTTTTTTGAAAAGAATGGAGGATGTAACAGAACAGGTTATGCAAGGTGTTACTGATGAAATGAGTGACCAAGATCAGGCTAAGCTAATTCACAAAAACATCAGCGCCATTAAGCAGGATGCTGTGAAAGATACACATTATCAGGCTGTATTAAAGCCGTTCTTTAATGGGAATCAATATTTTTTGTTTATAAACGAGGTGTTTAAAGATGTTCGTTTGGTTGGAGCTCCTCCTTCTGCCATTGGTAAGTTTGGTGGTGATACCGATAACTGGATGTGGCCACGCCATACCGGTGACTTTTCAATGTTCAGAATATATGCTGATAAAAATAATCAGCCTGCTGAATATTCGAAAAACAATGTTCCTTACCAACCTAAAAAACATTTTTCTGTATCGATGAAGGGTGTTGAAGAAGGTGATTTTACCATGGTTTTTGGTTATCCCGGATCTACATATGAGTACGTTCCATCTTATCATCTTAAAATGCTAACCGAAACTGTGAATCCTAAGTTAATAGACGTTAGAACAGAAAAACTGAATATCCTTAATCGATATCAGGCTGCTGATCCGAAAGTACGAATACAGTATGCGGCAAAAAACGCCCGTATTTCAAATAGTTGGAAACGATGGATTGGTGAGAACAGAGGTTTAGAAATTTTAGATGCCATTATTAAAAAGCAAGCTTACGAAAATGAGTTCATGCAATGGGTTAATGCCGATAACCTGCGTGCAAATGTGTATGGATCAATTTTATCAGATTATCAGAAGGTTTATGAAGAATATACACCCTATCGATTGGCTAAAGATTATATTTTAGAAATTAGTTATCGTAATGGAATTGAAATAGCTTCTTTAGCAAATAAATTGAGTCCATTAGCAACACTATATTATTCTGCTAAAGATTCAGGAATAGAGCCTGATGAAGAAAAACTTGACGGCATTAAGGAACAAATTAAGTCTGACGTTGAATTGTTCTTTAAAGATTATTATCGACCTATCGACAAAGAATTAAGTGTTAAATTGTTGACAATGTATCTGGCAAATATTCCTGAAGAGTTTCATCCTGATATTTATAATAGAATAGATAAAAAATTCAAAGGAGATATTAATAAATATGTCGAACACTTATTTAATAAATCAATCTTTGATAACAAAGAATCTGTATTGACTTTTGTTGATGAGTTTTCAGAAAAATCATTATCAAAACTGGAGAAAGATCCTGCTTATCAATTGTATAATAGCTTTATGAATCTTTATAATGACAAGGTATCAGTGAAGGATAAAGCCATGCAGCTAGAATTAAATAGGCTAAACAAAGCATATATGTTAGCTCAAATGGAGTTTGAATCAGAAAAGGTTTTCTATCCCGATGCTAATTTTACTTTGCGTGTAGCCTATGGTAAAGTGGCCAGTTATAAGGCATGTGATGCTGTTCGCTACGAATATAATACAACCTTGGATGGTATCATGGAGAAAGATAATCCGGATATTTACGATTATCGTGTTCCTGAAAAACTAAAGGAATTATATCGAAATAAAAACTTTGGCAAATATGAAGTGAATGGAACAGTTCCTGTTTGTTTTATCGCAACCAATCATACTACGGGTGGAAATTCAGGAAGTCCTGTATTAAATGCAGAAGGGCAACTAATTGGTGTAAACTTTGATCGTGCCTGGGAAGGAGTAATGAGTGATTTGATGTTTAATCCTGATCAATGCAGGAATATTTCACTTGATATCAGGTATGTGTTATTCCTGATTGATAAGTTTGCAGGTGCCGGTTACCTTTTAGATGAAATGACGATAGTTGAATAA
- a CDS encoding Maf family nucleotide pyrophosphatase — MLNKKLKDYKLILASQSPRRQDLVKHLDIPFEVVIKEEVEEVYPLDLKPHDVPVFLAELKARPYEIDIFNHSWIVVTADTIVLCDDEILGKPTDKHDAIRMLQMLSGKVHEVITGVCLSSDKRKHTFSVSTKVFFKQLTEEEITYYIDTYKPYDKAGAYGIQEWIGMVGIEKIEGSYFNVVGLPVQALYNELLKF; from the coding sequence ATGCTTAATAAGAAATTAAAAGATTATAAACTTATTCTTGCTTCTCAATCACCAAGAAGACAGGACTTAGTCAAACATCTTGACATCCCATTCGAAGTAGTAATTAAGGAAGAGGTGGAAGAAGTATATCCGTTAGATCTCAAACCGCATGATGTGCCGGTATTTCTTGCTGAATTAAAAGCCAGACCTTATGAGATTGATATATTTAATCATTCATGGATTGTAGTAACGGCTGATACAATTGTATTGTGTGATGATGAAATACTTGGTAAACCGACTGATAAACACGATGCAATACGCATGCTACAGATGCTTTCAGGTAAAGTGCATGAAGTAATAACGGGTGTTTGCTTATCCTCTGATAAAAGAAAACATACTTTTTCGGTTTCCACAAAAGTGTTTTTTAAACAATTGACTGAGGAAGAAATAACCTATTATATCGATACCTATAAACCCTATGATAAAGCTGGAGCCTATGGCATTCAGGAGTGGATTGGCATGGTGGGAATTGAGAAAATTGAAGGATCGTATTTTAATGTTGTGGGATTGCCTGTTCAGGCTTTATATAACGAGTTATTGAAATTTTAA
- a CDS encoding YigZ family protein, with amino-acid sequence MSITDQYKTLKEPSEGIYKEKGSKFITYAYPIYTEEEIKHILDELKKQYYDARHHCFAWQLGTDGNRFRANDDGEPSGTAGKPILGQIRSFELTNLLVVVIRYFGGTKLGTSGLIHAYKEATIDAIKNGIIEERTVNDFYQIDFDYGVMNDVMRIMKEENPNITAQDFNLRCSIKWNTRQSEVEKITSRLSKIESVEIEFLHTA; translated from the coding sequence ATGTCAATTACCGATCAATACAAAACATTAAAAGAGCCTTCGGAAGGAATATATAAAGAAAAAGGAAGCAAATTCATTACGTATGCTTATCCAATTTATACAGAAGAGGAAATAAAACATATACTCGATGAGCTTAAGAAGCAATATTATGATGCCCGCCATCACTGTTTTGCCTGGCAACTAGGGACAGATGGAAATCGGTTCAGAGCCAATGACGATGGCGAACCATCCGGAACAGCTGGCAAACCTATTCTGGGACAAATACGCTCTTTTGAATTAACCAACCTGCTGGTTGTGGTCATTCGCTACTTTGGTGGTACCAAACTAGGAACAAGTGGTTTAATACATGCCTATAAGGAAGCCACAATCGATGCAATCAAAAATGGCATTATCGAGGAACGAACAGTCAATGATTTTTACCAAATCGACTTTGATTACGGAGTAATGAATGATGTAATGCGTATTATGAAAGAAGAAAATCCGAATATTACAGCTCAGGATTTTAACTTACGATGCTCAATAAAATGGAATACACGTCAATCAGAGGTTGAAAAAATCACATCCCGGTTAAGTAAAATTGAATCTGTTGAAATAGAATTTTTACATACAGCCTGA
- the xylA gene encoding xylose isomerase has translation MATNEYFPGIGKIGYEGRDSKNPLAFKWYNPEQVIAGKTMKEHMRFAIAYWHSFCAKGGDPFGGDTMNFPWDKGADAMDRAKYKMEAAFEFFSKIGAPFYCFHDTDVVGDGSVFEIEDRLQKIIPIAQQYQKETGVNLLWGTANVFSNARYMNGASTNPDFNALAHAGTQVKNAIDATIALGGQNYVFWGGREGYMSLLNTNMKREKDHMAQFLTMARDYARSNGFKGNFFIEPKPMEPSKHQYDVDAETVIGFLRNYGLDKDFKLNIEVNHATLAQHTFEHELQCAADAGMLGSMDANKGDYQNGWDTDEFPTNITETVQAMMVVLQAGGLQGGGINFDAKIRRNSTDTEDIFIAHVSGMDTFARALVIADDILKNSEYLKLKTNRYASFDSGNGADFEAGKLSLEDLRTIAKEVGEPTQISGKQERYEQLINMYI, from the coding sequence ATGGCAACAAATGAATATTTTCCTGGAATAGGAAAGATTGGGTACGAGGGTAGAGATTCAAAAAATCCATTGGCATTTAAATGGTACAATCCTGAGCAGGTGATTGCAGGAAAAACAATGAAAGAACATATGCGTTTTGCAATCGCTTACTGGCATTCTTTCTGCGCTAAAGGAGGTGATCCTTTCGGTGGTGATACAATGAACTTTCCATGGGACAAAGGTGCGGATGCTATGGATCGTGCAAAATATAAAATGGAAGCTGCTTTTGAATTCTTTTCTAAGATTGGTGCTCCTTTCTATTGTTTCCACGATACCGATGTAGTTGGTGACGGATCAGTATTTGAAATCGAAGATCGTTTACAGAAAATTATACCTATTGCTCAGCAATATCAAAAAGAAACCGGTGTTAACTTGCTTTGGGGTACAGCAAACGTATTTTCTAACGCCCGTTACATGAACGGAGCCTCTACAAATCCTGACTTCAATGCATTGGCTCATGCCGGTACTCAGGTAAAAAATGCTATTGATGCCACCATTGCTTTAGGAGGTCAAAACTACGTATTCTGGGGAGGACGTGAAGGTTATATGTCATTGTTGAATACAAACATGAAGCGTGAAAAAGATCATATGGCTCAGTTTTTAACTATGGCTCGTGATTATGCGCGTAGCAATGGTTTTAAAGGTAATTTCTTTATTGAACCTAAACCAATGGAGCCATCTAAACATCAGTATGATGTAGATGCTGAAACTGTTATCGGATTCTTAAGAAACTATGGCTTGGATAAGGATTTTAAATTAAATATTGAGGTAAACCACGCTACTTTAGCTCAACACACATTCGAACATGAATTACAATGTGCTGCTGATGCTGGTATGTTAGGTAGTATGGATGCCAACAAAGGTGATTACCAAAACGGTTGGGACACTGATGAATTCCCAACAAACATTACAGAAACAGTACAGGCTATGATGGTAGTGTTGCAGGCTGGTGGTTTGCAAGGTGGAGGTATTAACTTTGATGCTAAAATCCGTCGTAATTCAACTGATACCGAAGATATCTTTATAGCTCACGTTTCAGGTATGGATACTTTTGCACGAGCATTGGTTATTGCTGATGATATCCTTAAAAATAGTGAATATCTGAAATTAAAAACAAATCGTTACGCATCATTTGATAGTGGTAATGGTGCTGACTTCGAAGCTGGCAAATTATCATTGGAAGATCTAAGAACCATTGCTAAAGAAGTTGGTGAGCCAACTCAGATCAGTGGTAAACAAGAGCGTTATGAGCAATTGATCAACATGTATATCTAA
- a CDS encoding HU family DNA-binding protein produces the protein MNKAQLIDAIAGEAEITKADAKKALDAFIKVTSDSLKTGGRVALVGFGSFGVSERSARTGRNPQTGKEIEIPAKKVVKFKAGSELSDAIN, from the coding sequence ATGAACAAGGCTCAATTAATCGATGCAATCGCTGGTGAAGCGGAAATTACAAAAGCTGACGCAAAAAAAGCTCTAGATGCTTTTATTAAAGTAACTAGTGATTCATTGAAAACTGGTGGTCGTGTTGCGCTAGTAGGATTTGGTTCTTTTGGTGTTTCTGAAAGAAGTGCTCGCACAGGTAGAAACCCTCAAACAGGTAAAGAAATTGAAATTCCTGCTAAAAAAGTTGTTAAATTCAAAGCTGGTAGCGAACTTAGCGATGCTATCAACTAA